The Georgenia faecalis genome includes a window with the following:
- a CDS encoding type II toxin-antitoxin system PemK/MazF family toxin: MSPTLRRLLRAVRSTASSALRGRAGAARTGGTAGAPTPTRPRRPTPATPGRPSRPGSPASATPPEQAPAGTRGAGEYDVARLGLPDLSYRPEADDQPDPGEVVWAWVPFEEDPSRGKDRPVLVVAQEGAGLVGLPMTSRDHDRDAADEARRGRHWLDVGSGAWDAQGRESEVRLDRLLWLDPAAVRREGAGLDRERFAEVVAALRRLHA; encoded by the coding sequence GTGAGCCCCACCCTGCGCCGCCTCCTGCGCGCCGTCCGTTCGACCGCCTCGTCTGCCCTGCGCGGGCGCGCCGGTGCCGCCCGGACCGGCGGGACCGCCGGCGCCCCCACGCCCACCCGGCCGCGACGCCCCACTCCTGCCACGCCCGGCCGCCCCAGCCGGCCCGGCTCGCCGGCCTCCGCCACCCCGCCAGAGCAGGCGCCCGCCGGTACCCGCGGCGCCGGGGAGTACGACGTCGCGCGCCTGGGCCTGCCCGACCTCAGCTACCGCCCCGAGGCCGACGACCAGCCGGACCCCGGTGAGGTGGTGTGGGCCTGGGTGCCGTTCGAGGAGGACCCCTCGCGCGGCAAGGACCGCCCCGTGCTCGTCGTCGCCCAGGAGGGCGCCGGGCTCGTCGGGCTCCCCATGACCTCCCGCGACCACGACCGCGACGCCGCCGACGAGGCGCGCCGGGGCCGGCACTGGCTCGACGTCGGCAGCGGCGCGTGGGACGCCCAGGGGCGCGAGAGCGAGGTCCGGCTCGACCGGCTGCTGTGGCTGGACCCGGCCGCCGTGCGGCGCGAGGGCGCGGGCCTGGACCGGGAGCGGTTCGCCGAGGTCGTCGCCGCGCTACGGCGCCTCCACGCCTGA
- the lepA gene encoding translation elongation factor 4 produces MPPIPSPELTAQIAPAATAPNLLRNFCIIAHIDHGKSTLADRMLQLTGVVDARAMRAQYLDRMDIERERGITIKSQAVRMPWQVGDAAYALNMIDTPGHVDFTYEVSRSLAACEGAVLLVDAAQGIEAQTLANLYLAMENDLTVIPVLNKIDLPAAQPEKYAEELANLIGGDPEDCLRVSGKTGAGVTELLDRIVADIPHPVGDADGPARAVIFDSVYDTYRGVVTYVRVVDGHLSPRERITMLSTRATHDLLEIGVSSPEPTPTSGLGVGEVGYLITGVKDVRQSRVGDTVTSAVKPATEPVGEYREPRPMVFSGLFPIDGSDYPVLRDALDKLKLNDAALAFEPETSVALGFGFRCGFLGLLHLEIVRERLEREFNLDLISTAPNVVYEVEMEDRTTVRVTNPSGFPEGKVMEVREPVVKATILCPSEFIGAVMELCQNRRGIQLGMDYLSADRVELRYTLPLAEIVFDFFDQLKSRTRGYASLDYEPAGTQAADLVKVDILLNHETVDAFSAIVHKDKAYAYGVMMAGKLREIIPRQQFEVPIQAAVGARVIARETVRALRKDMLAKCYGGDITRKRKLLEKQKEGKKRMKNIGRVEVPQEAFIAALGSEGPGGKDAKAKK; encoded by the coding sequence GTGCCACCGATCCCGAGCCCCGAGCTCACCGCGCAGATCGCGCCCGCGGCGACCGCGCCGAACCTGCTGCGCAACTTCTGCATCATCGCCCACATCGACCACGGCAAGTCGACGCTGGCGGACCGCATGCTCCAGCTCACCGGCGTCGTCGACGCCCGGGCCATGCGCGCCCAGTACCTCGACCGGATGGACATCGAGCGCGAGCGCGGTATCACCATCAAGTCCCAGGCCGTGCGGATGCCGTGGCAGGTCGGCGACGCCGCCTACGCGCTCAACATGATCGACACCCCCGGCCACGTCGACTTCACGTACGAGGTGTCCCGCTCCCTCGCCGCCTGCGAGGGAGCCGTGCTCCTCGTCGACGCCGCCCAGGGGATCGAGGCCCAGACGCTGGCCAACCTCTACCTCGCCATGGAGAACGACCTCACGGTCATCCCGGTCCTCAACAAGATCGACCTCCCCGCCGCGCAGCCCGAGAAGTACGCCGAGGAGCTCGCCAACCTCATCGGCGGCGACCCCGAGGACTGCCTGCGGGTCTCGGGCAAGACCGGCGCGGGCGTCACCGAGCTGCTCGACCGGATCGTCGCCGACATCCCCCACCCGGTCGGGGACGCGGACGGACCCGCCCGGGCCGTCATCTTCGACTCGGTCTACGACACCTACCGGGGCGTCGTCACGTACGTGCGCGTCGTCGACGGCCACCTCTCCCCGCGCGAGCGCATCACCATGCTCTCCACCCGCGCCACGCACGACCTCCTCGAGATCGGGGTGAGCTCCCCTGAGCCGACGCCGACGTCGGGCCTGGGTGTGGGCGAGGTCGGCTACCTCATCACCGGCGTCAAGGACGTGCGGCAGTCGCGCGTGGGCGACACGGTCACCTCCGCCGTGAAGCCCGCGACGGAGCCGGTCGGGGAGTACCGCGAGCCGCGCCCCATGGTGTTCTCCGGGCTCTTCCCCATCGACGGCTCCGATTACCCGGTGCTGCGCGACGCGCTCGACAAGCTCAAGCTCAACGACGCGGCCCTCGCGTTCGAGCCGGAGACCTCCGTGGCGCTCGGGTTCGGGTTCCGCTGCGGCTTCCTCGGGCTCCTCCACCTCGAGATCGTGCGCGAGCGCCTCGAGCGCGAGTTCAACCTCGACCTCATCTCCACCGCGCCGAACGTCGTCTACGAGGTGGAGATGGAGGACCGCACGACGGTCCGCGTCACCAACCCCAGCGGGTTCCCCGAGGGGAAGGTGATGGAGGTCCGCGAGCCCGTCGTCAAGGCGACGATCCTGTGCCCGTCGGAGTTCATCGGCGCCGTCATGGAGCTGTGCCAGAACCGGCGCGGCATCCAGCTGGGCATGGACTATCTCTCGGCGGACCGGGTCGAGCTGCGCTACACCCTGCCGCTGGCGGAGATCGTCTTCGACTTCTTCGACCAGCTCAAGTCCCGCACCCGCGGGTACGCCTCGCTCGACTACGAGCCCGCCGGCACCCAGGCGGCCGACCTCGTCAAGGTCGACATCCTCCTCAACCACGAGACCGTCGACGCCTTCAGCGCCATCGTCCACAAGGACAAGGCCTACGCCTACGGCGTCATGATGGCCGGCAAGCTGCGCGAGATCATCCCCCGGCAGCAGTTCGAGGTCCCGATCCAGGCCGCGGTCGGCGCCCGCGTCATCGCCCGCGAGACCGTCCGGGCCCTGCGCAAGGACATGCTCGCCAAGTGCTACGGCGGTGACATCACCCGCAAGCGCAAGCTGCTCGAGAAGCAGAAGGAGGGCAAGAAGCGCATGAAGAACATCGGGCGGGTCGAGGTGCCGCAGGAGGCCTTCATCGCGGCGCTGGGTTCCGAGGGCCCCGGCGGCAAGGACGCCAAGGCGAAGAAGTGA
- the hemW gene encoding radical SAM family heme chaperone HemW produces MSPALPIGDPAPADGALPASAAVGSGHRDFGVYLHVPFCAVRCGYCDFNTYTASELGGGASQAAYAGTALREIDLAAGVLSDPAVGLPERAVSTVFVGGGTPTLLPAADLVRLLAHVRATWGLVPGAEVTTEANPDSVTPEVLATLAAGGFTRVSFGMQSAVPHVLATLDRTHDPARLPDVVRWAREVGLDVSVDLIYGTPGESLADWRTSVESALALEPDHVSAYALVIEAGTKMAARVRRGELPMPDGDDEAAKYEVADELLTAAGLDWYEVSNFARGPEHASRHNLSYWRGHDWWGIGPGAHSHVGGVRWWNVKHPRAYAQRLESGLSPAAGREILDPGARELERVLLGVRLAEGLELAPGTGRVPDAQRSAVASLLAQGLIEFAPARAGRVVLTRRGRLLADAVVRELTA; encoded by the coding sequence GTGAGCCCGGCGCTGCCGATCGGGGACCCCGCCCCGGCGGACGGCGCCCTCCCGGCCAGTGCCGCCGTCGGGTCCGGGCACCGGGATTTCGGTGTCTACCTCCACGTGCCGTTCTGCGCGGTGCGGTGCGGGTACTGCGACTTCAACACCTACACCGCGTCCGAGCTCGGCGGCGGGGCCAGCCAGGCGGCCTACGCCGGCACGGCGCTGCGGGAGATCGACCTCGCCGCCGGGGTCCTCTCCGACCCGGCCGTCGGGCTGCCCGAGCGCGCCGTGTCCACCGTTTTCGTCGGCGGTGGCACGCCCACCCTGCTTCCGGCCGCCGACCTCGTCCGGCTCCTCGCTCACGTGCGCGCCACCTGGGGCCTGGTGCCCGGCGCCGAGGTGACCACCGAGGCCAACCCCGACTCCGTCACCCCCGAGGTCCTCGCCACGCTCGCCGCGGGCGGGTTCACCCGGGTCTCGTTCGGGATGCAGTCGGCGGTGCCCCACGTCCTCGCGACGCTCGACCGCACGCACGACCCGGCGCGCCTGCCCGACGTCGTCCGCTGGGCCCGTGAGGTGGGCCTGGACGTGTCCGTCGACCTCATCTACGGCACGCCGGGGGAGAGCCTCGCCGACTGGCGCACCAGCGTCGAGAGCGCGCTGGCGCTCGAGCCCGACCACGTGTCCGCGTACGCCCTCGTCATCGAGGCGGGGACGAAGATGGCGGCCCGGGTGCGCCGTGGCGAGCTGCCCATGCCCGACGGCGACGACGAGGCGGCCAAGTACGAGGTCGCCGACGAGCTCCTCACCGCGGCCGGCCTCGACTGGTACGAGGTGAGCAACTTCGCCCGCGGCCCCGAGCACGCCAGCCGGCACAACCTCTCCTACTGGCGCGGGCACGACTGGTGGGGCATCGGGCCCGGAGCGCACAGCCACGTCGGCGGGGTGCGGTGGTGGAACGTCAAGCACCCCCGCGCCTACGCCCAGCGCCTGGAGTCCGGGCTCAGCCCCGCGGCGGGCCGGGAGATCCTCGACCCCGGCGCGCGCGAGCTCGAACGGGTGCTGCTCGGGGTGCGCCTCGCCGAGGGCCTCGAGCTGGCGCCCGGCACCGGTCGGGTCCCCGATGCCCAGCGCTCCGCCGTCGCGAGCCTGCTCGCGCAGGGGCTCATCGAGTTCGCCCCGGCCCGCGCGGGCCGGGTCGTCCTCACCCGGCGGGGCCGGCTGCTCGCCGACGCCGTCGTGCGCGAGCTCACCGCCTGA
- a CDS encoding LacI family DNA-binding transcriptional regulator: MAAALGVSPSTVSRAFNHPRKLLPETVERVRAAAAELGYVPNRAARALSTGRPATIGLTVPDITNPFFPPMVRAAQREAERHELDVFVAETDQDPARELRLIERLRPQVRGLVLASSRLDEDVLRATAASFPVVLVNRDVPGLARVLLAASDPLERAVAGFAAAGVRSFCYVGGPRRSWSELERRTAVQRAVARHGAELTVLRANRGTFEAAQRVVDDIVECGAGAVVAFDDVIALAVLAGLTARGVRVPQDVKLLGCDDALPIVSDPPLSTVRLRAAKGMRRAIQMLSAADGPVPEQRVELHGEVLHRGTT, encoded by the coding sequence GTGGCGGCGGCGCTGGGCGTCTCGCCGTCGACCGTCTCGCGCGCGTTCAACCACCCGCGCAAGCTGCTGCCCGAGACGGTCGAGCGGGTGCGGGCCGCGGCCGCCGAGCTGGGGTACGTCCCCAACCGGGCGGCCCGCGCCCTGAGCACCGGTCGGCCGGCCACCATCGGCCTCACCGTGCCGGACATCACCAACCCCTTCTTCCCGCCGATGGTCCGCGCGGCGCAGCGCGAGGCCGAGCGGCACGAGCTCGACGTGTTCGTCGCCGAGACCGACCAGGACCCCGCCCGCGAGCTCCGGCTCATCGAGCGGCTCAGGCCGCAGGTGCGCGGGCTGGTCCTCGCCTCCTCACGGCTGGACGAGGACGTCCTGCGGGCGACGGCGGCGTCGTTCCCCGTCGTGCTCGTCAACCGCGACGTGCCCGGCCTGGCGCGCGTGCTCCTCGCGGCCTCGGACCCCCTCGAGCGCGCCGTCGCCGGGTTCGCCGCCGCCGGGGTGCGCTCGTTCTGCTACGTGGGCGGGCCGCGCCGGTCGTGGTCGGAGCTGGAGCGCCGCACGGCCGTCCAGCGCGCGGTGGCCCGGCACGGCGCCGAGCTCACGGTGCTGCGGGCGAACCGGGGCACGTTCGAGGCGGCGCAGCGCGTCGTCGACGACATCGTCGAGTGCGGGGCGGGCGCCGTCGTCGCCTTCGACGACGTCATCGCCCTGGCCGTGCTGGCCGGGCTCACCGCGCGCGGGGTGCGGGTGCCCCAGGACGTCAAGCTGCTCGGCTGCGACGACGCCCTGCCCATCGTCTCCGACCCCCCGCTCTCCACCGTCCGGCTCCGGGCGGCCAAGGGGATGCGCCGTGCGATCCAGATGCTCAGCGCCGCCGACGGACCGGTCCCGGAGCAGCGCGTGGAGCTCCACGGCGAGGTCCTCCACCGCGGGACCACCTAG
- a CDS encoding neutral/alkaline non-lysosomal ceramidase N-terminal domain-containing protein: MIVSAGAATRVVEVLPGTPMAGFAARTRPSSGVHDPLTVRALVLDGVAVVSVDVCALHERTTARIRRALGGAVRHCVVSATHTHAGPCVAFGRVGGHDDVTHERVVRAAVGAVQEALAGAVDATLEYAEAFGTGVARNRRHPDRRIDPAVQALRLRDDSGSVIAHLVQYPCHPVVLDGSNADISADYPHALRAAVEAAHPGSVCLFVSGAAGDVNTGHPAEASYSDRPSAGRTFAEAERVGGVLAAAVLAAPARPVYLDLVRFATTDVELALEPVTDARRHADLERWRRERADADPGLAALLDVWIGWAERTEEAPASWTGRVSVVDAGVLLVFLPGEPFLAVAERIAESVDDDVLVIGYADAVPGYLPTREEYAHGGYEVDDAHRYYGMPAPFAPGGAEALVEAALRLIGALRGG, from the coding sequence ATGATCGTCTCCGCCGGGGCCGCGACCCGCGTCGTCGAGGTCCTCCCGGGCACGCCGATGGCGGGGTTCGCCGCGCGCACCCGGCCGAGCAGCGGCGTGCACGACCCCCTCACGGTCCGGGCGCTCGTCCTCGACGGCGTCGCCGTGGTCAGCGTCGACGTGTGCGCCCTCCACGAACGGACGACGGCGCGCATCCGGCGGGCCCTCGGCGGCGCCGTGCGCCACTGCGTGGTGAGCGCCACGCACACCCACGCGGGCCCGTGCGTCGCGTTCGGGCGGGTGGGCGGGCACGACGACGTCACCCACGAGCGCGTCGTCCGGGCCGCGGTCGGCGCCGTGCAGGAGGCCCTCGCGGGGGCGGTCGACGCGACGCTGGAGTACGCCGAGGCGTTCGGCACGGGGGTGGCCCGCAACCGCCGGCACCCCGACCGGCGCATCGACCCGGCCGTGCAGGCGCTACGGCTGCGCGACGACTCCGGGTCGGTCATCGCCCACCTCGTCCAGTACCCCTGCCACCCCGTCGTCCTCGACGGGTCCAACGCGGACATCTCCGCGGACTACCCGCACGCCCTGCGCGCGGCCGTGGAGGCCGCGCACCCGGGCAGCGTGTGCCTGTTCGTCAGCGGCGCCGCCGGGGACGTCAACACCGGGCACCCCGCGGAGGCGTCCTACTCGGACCGGCCGTCGGCCGGCCGGACCTTCGCCGAGGCGGAGCGCGTGGGCGGGGTCCTCGCCGCGGCGGTTCTCGCCGCGCCGGCCCGCCCCGTCTACCTCGACCTCGTCCGGTTCGCCACGACGGACGTCGAGCTCGCCCTCGAGCCGGTCACCGACGCACGCCGCCACGCCGACCTCGAGCGGTGGCGGCGCGAGCGGGCCGACGCCGACCCCGGGCTGGCCGCCCTCCTCGACGTGTGGATCGGGTGGGCCGAGCGCACCGAGGAGGCCCCGGCGTCGTGGACCGGCCGGGTGAGCGTCGTCGACGCCGGGGTGCTCCTGGTGTTCCTGCCCGGGGAACCGTTCCTCGCCGTCGCCGAGCGGATCGCGGAGTCCGTGGACGACGATGTCCTGGTGATCGGGTACGCCGACGCGGTCCCGGGCTACCTGCCCACCCGGGAGGAGTACGCCCACGGCGGGTACGAGGTGGACGACGCGCACCGCTACTACGGCATGCCGGCCCCGTTCGCCCCGGGCGGCGCCGAGGCGCTGGTCGAGGCCGCGCTCCGCCTGATCGGGGCGCTGCGTGGCGGCTAG
- a CDS encoding N-acetylglucosamine-6-phosphate deacetylase, with protein MNRIEGLDPATGDLLTVTYADGVVTGIDRSTAAPGDLPYLAPGLVDLQVNGYGGADVNADEPSADAVREITHALAAVGVTSWVPTVVTASEERIGAALRAVAQARDADAAVAAAVPFAHVEGPFLSDRDGPRGVHDAGQIRPVDAAEVERWLAHGPVGYVTLSPHTADAAGEIAAIRRLGVEVSVGHTHADPGQIRAAVDAGASLSTHLGNGIFAELPRHPNPIWTQLADDRLTCGLIADGHHLPPETLRTMIRAKGPGRAFLVSDATALAGSAPGCYTTAVGGEVELSATGRLSYRGTPFLAGAAVSLAFGLAYAVRHAGVSVAEGIALASTTPGALVARMGGAPRGVLRLGAPADLVQLSAAGDVLAVVAQGHRLQ; from the coding sequence GTGAACCGGATCGAGGGGCTCGACCCCGCCACCGGGGACCTGCTCACGGTGACGTACGCGGACGGCGTCGTCACCGGCATCGACCGCTCCACCGCCGCACCCGGCGACCTGCCCTACCTGGCGCCGGGGCTCGTGGACCTCCAGGTCAACGGCTACGGCGGGGCCGACGTCAACGCCGACGAGCCGAGCGCGGACGCCGTCCGGGAGATCACCCACGCCCTCGCGGCCGTCGGCGTGACGAGCTGGGTGCCGACCGTCGTCACCGCCTCCGAGGAGCGGATCGGCGCGGCGCTGCGAGCCGTGGCACAGGCGCGCGACGCCGACGCCGCGGTAGCCGCCGCCGTCCCGTTCGCCCACGTCGAGGGCCCGTTCCTCTCGGACCGGGACGGGCCGCGCGGCGTCCACGACGCCGGCCAGATCCGGCCCGTCGACGCCGCCGAGGTGGAGCGGTGGCTCGCGCACGGCCCGGTCGGCTACGTCACCCTGTCGCCGCACACGGCGGACGCCGCGGGCGAGATCGCCGCGATCCGCCGGCTCGGCGTCGAGGTCTCCGTCGGCCACACCCACGCCGACCCCGGCCAGATCCGCGCGGCCGTCGATGCGGGGGCGAGCCTGTCGACCCACCTGGGCAACGGCATCTTCGCCGAGCTGCCGCGCCACCCCAACCCGATCTGGACCCAGCTCGCCGACGACCGGCTCACCTGCGGCCTCATCGCCGACGGGCACCACCTGCCGCCGGAGACGCTGCGCACGATGATCCGGGCCAAGGGCCCGGGCCGGGCGTTCCTCGTCTCCGACGCCACCGCCCTCGCGGGCTCAGCGCCCGGGTGCTACACCACGGCGGTCGGCGGGGAGGTCGAGCTCAGCGCCACCGGGCGGCTGAGCTACCGCGGCACGCCCTTCCTCGCCGGGGCGGCGGTCTCGCTCGCCTTCGGCCTCGCCTACGCGGTGCGCCACGCCGGGGTCTCGGTCGCCGAGGGCATCGCGCTCGCCTCGACGACGCCGGGGGCCCTCGTCGCCCGGATGGGCGGAGCGCCGCGCGGGGTCCTGCGGCTCGGCGCACCGGCCGACCTCGTCCAGCTGAGCGCCGCCGGGGACGTCCTCGCGGTCGTCGCCCAGGGGCACCGCCTCCAATGA
- a CDS encoding sugar isomerase domain-containing protein, translated as MPELGARYLAQVTDLMQRILTEEAAAIATVADVVADQVAADRLVHVYGPGGHSNLASQEVFFRAGGLMHVAAILDEGTLLSSGALRSMAMERTPGYGRIVVEDAGLGEGDLLVLVNAYGINAALIDAALTARERGVTLVGVSSVEHASRTAPTHPARHPTRANLHDVVDHHIDTKVPIGDAVVEVDGAVEKTGAVSTFANAFTLNVVMMTAIEALTARGVEVPIWRSGNAPGGDEANARFLDRFRTRVRAL; from the coding sequence ATGCCTGAGCTCGGCGCTCGTTACCTGGCCCAGGTGACCGACCTCATGCAGCGGATCCTCACCGAGGAGGCCGCCGCCATCGCCACGGTCGCCGACGTCGTCGCCGACCAGGTGGCCGCGGACCGGCTGGTGCACGTCTACGGCCCGGGCGGCCACTCCAACCTCGCCAGCCAGGAGGTGTTCTTCCGGGCCGGCGGGCTCATGCACGTCGCGGCGATCCTCGACGAGGGCACCCTCCTGTCCAGCGGCGCGCTGCGGTCGATGGCCATGGAGCGCACCCCCGGGTACGGGCGCATCGTCGTCGAGGACGCGGGGCTCGGCGAGGGCGACCTCCTCGTCCTGGTCAACGCCTACGGCATCAACGCCGCGCTCATCGACGCCGCCCTCACCGCCCGCGAGCGCGGCGTCACCCTGGTGGGCGTGTCCTCCGTCGAGCACGCGAGCCGCACGGCCCCCACCCACCCCGCCCGGCACCCCACCCGCGCCAACCTGCACGACGTCGTCGACCACCACATCGACACGAAGGTCCCCATCGGGGACGCGGTCGTCGAGGTCGACGGCGCCGTGGAGAAGACGGGCGCCGTGTCGACGTTCGCCAATGCCTTCACCCTGAACGTCGTCATGATGACGGCCATCGAGGCGCTCACCGCCCGCGGTGTGGAGGTGCCGATCTGGCGCTCGGGCAACGCGCCCGGCGGGGACGAGGCGAACGCCCGGTTCCTCGACCGGTTCCGCACCCGGGTGCGCGCGCTGTGA
- a CDS encoding 6-phosphogluconolactonase → MTEHYPLQVHAYRTKAELGRAAGAHAARHLREVIAQAGAARVMLAAAPSQDATLAALAEAEDIDFSRVTFFHMDDYVGLDPDAPQGFGNWLERNFISTLAQRPTFHRLDAAAEPEAAAAAYADLMGTEPFDLLLCGLGVNGHLAFNDPGADLADPRAVRVVEMDEVSRRQQHDEGHFPTLSAVPLRAMTVTIPRLLASDLVICSVPGAPKRAAVAATLDREPTSEVPGTALKLHPDAHLYLDEEANPHA, encoded by the coding sequence GTGACTGAGCACTACCCCCTTCAGGTGCACGCCTACCGCACGAAGGCCGAGCTCGGCCGTGCGGCGGGCGCGCACGCCGCCCGCCACCTGCGCGAGGTGATCGCCCAGGCCGGGGCCGCCCGGGTGATGCTCGCGGCCGCCCCGAGCCAGGACGCCACCCTCGCCGCGCTCGCGGAGGCCGAGGACATCGACTTCTCCCGCGTGACGTTCTTCCACATGGACGACTACGTCGGCCTCGACCCCGACGCCCCGCAGGGCTTCGGGAACTGGCTCGAACGGAACTTCATCTCCACGCTCGCCCAGCGGCCCACGTTCCACCGGCTCGACGCGGCGGCCGAGCCGGAGGCGGCCGCGGCCGCCTACGCCGACCTCATGGGCACCGAGCCGTTCGACCTGCTCCTGTGCGGCCTCGGGGTCAACGGGCACCTCGCCTTCAACGACCCGGGCGCCGACCTCGCCGACCCGCGCGCGGTGCGCGTCGTCGAGATGGACGAGGTCTCCCGCCGTCAGCAGCACGACGAGGGGCACTTCCCCACCCTCTCGGCGGTGCCGCTGCGGGCGATGACGGTGACCATCCCGCGACTGCTGGCGAGCGACCTCGTCATCTGCTCCGTGCCCGGCGCCCCGAAGCGGGCGGCCGTGGCCGCCACGCTGGACCGGGAGCCCACGAGCGAGGTCCCCGGCACGGCGCTCAAGCTCCACCCCGACGCGCACCTGTACCTCGACGAGGAGGCGAACCCGCATGCCTGA
- a CDS encoding AGE family epimerase/isomerase: protein MTAPRSWRAHLEQHVLPWWERAADDERGGVLTCFDNAGRLLSEEKYTWSQGRWAWLCAELADEAEAGRLDLDAAMWRRRAGETARFIADRALTPDHRTAFRLDRTGHQLVSGADGEVSTSVFADLFAVLGLAGALRTPGAPTHWQTSAMALLDVAERSIADRTARSEPYPVPSGFRDLAGPMSLLHTAAELERARPGCGAGAVRDRAADALTEQFFGAGTWWEFAPEAPADATTLLARHRTPGHLLECLWMLVHAGADVPLERLEALALRALAIGWDDAEGGILRYADADGGRPCGTSFGDVPYEALVRSTWDTKLWWVHAEALYATSLLAARCASAELARWHERVAGYTMATFPDPAGEWLQIRDRAGRPLDAVVALPVKDPFHIIRSLIFLNREAQNEGPESD, encoded by the coding sequence ATGACGGCGCCCCGCTCGTGGCGGGCCCACCTCGAGCAGCACGTCCTGCCGTGGTGGGAACGCGCGGCCGACGACGAGCGCGGCGGTGTGCTCACCTGCTTCGACAACGCCGGCCGGCTGCTCTCGGAGGAGAAGTACACGTGGTCCCAGGGGCGCTGGGCCTGGCTGTGCGCCGAGCTGGCCGACGAGGCGGAGGCGGGCCGGCTGGACCTCGACGCCGCCATGTGGCGGCGCCGGGCCGGGGAGACCGCCCGCTTCATCGCCGACCGTGCCCTCACCCCCGACCACCGCACCGCGTTCCGGCTCGACCGGACCGGCCACCAGCTGGTGTCGGGCGCCGACGGCGAGGTGTCCACCTCCGTCTTCGCCGACCTCTTCGCCGTCCTCGGGCTGGCGGGGGCGCTGCGCACGCCCGGCGCCCCGACCCACTGGCAGACCAGCGCGATGGCGCTGCTCGACGTCGCCGAGCGCTCGATCGCGGACCGGACCGCCCGCTCGGAGCCCTACCCCGTCCCGTCGGGGTTCCGTGACCTGGCCGGGCCGATGAGCCTGCTCCACACGGCCGCCGAGCTGGAGCGCGCCCGCCCTGGCTGCGGGGCCGGCGCCGTGCGTGACCGGGCCGCCGACGCGCTCACCGAGCAGTTCTTCGGCGCGGGCACCTGGTGGGAGTTCGCGCCCGAGGCGCCTGCGGACGCCACCACCCTGCTCGCCCGGCACCGAACCCCCGGCCACCTCCTGGAGTGCCTGTGGATGCTCGTCCACGCGGGCGCCGACGTCCCCCTGGAGCGCCTGGAGGCGCTCGCCCTGCGGGCGCTCGCGATCGGCTGGGACGACGCCGAGGGCGGCATCCTCCGGTACGCGGACGCCGACGGCGGCCGCCCCTGCGGCACCTCCTTCGGTGACGTCCCCTACGAGGCGCTCGTGCGCTCCACGTGGGACACCAAGCTGTGGTGGGTGCACGCCGAGGCCCTGTACGCCACGTCCCTGCTCGCGGCGCGGTGCGCCTCGGCCGAGCTCGCGCGCTGGCACGAACGGGTGGCCGGTTACACGATGGCGACGTTCCCGGACCCCGCCGGCGAGTGGCTGCAGATCCGCGACCGCGCCGGACGCCCGCTCGACGCCGTCGTCGCCCTGCCCGTCAAGGACCCCTTCCACATCATCCGCTCGCTGATCTTCCTCAACCGAGAAGCGCAGAACGAAGGACCCGAGAGTGACTGA